TTGAGAGTTGTGATTTTAAGTCATTTGTGGTGAAAAaaagatgggggaaaaaaaaaaaaaaaaaaaaaagagtgatgaTGTGGTATAAAAGTGTAAACAGATGGGCATGCGAGTTCAAACCAGATAGAGACaaagaaagagggagagagagagagcgtgtcACCGTAATACAAAAAGGAGGCTTTGCACAGTCGTAAAAAAgtggaagcaaaaaaaagttttacagcATCGATGCAAAGTTGTCACATTATCAGTAAAGCTTATAAAATTCATaacaatatatatgtatacctTATATACAGTCAGAGTTAGTCAACGTAAGGAGTGCTACTGcagattgaaaaaaatacatgaaaaaagtgtaaattaggATTAAATTAGAGGTAGCagcagatttgtttttttccaacattGTCCTTCCTACATTTAAGGGATACTCAAATCCGATTCTTCATTTTCCACTTTAAATACTTGCACggccacaaaatgttttttttttttgtttttttaacacgcacgcacgcacacagctTCCTTCATTAGTGTTCATCTCTCCATCAAAGTCCTACGTCGGGCTTTTGGCTTAGTGGTCTGGAAAGGTTCTGCCGGGATGACCTAGGTACCAAACCAGCATATGTAAAAACGGGTACTAGATCGCGAAACAACGGGTCTCGAGTTGGGTCCTACCATGGTCCCAGCCATGATCCTTCTCAGTACTGTAGTCCTGAATCCTCTAAATCATAACACTGATTTATCTTCTATTGGATATCCtctggaccccccccccaccccccttactTCAAGTGTGGCCCCCAATGTTTGGGTCCCCACTTCCTGTGTCGAGGAAGATCTCCAGAGGGTCCCCAAATGGGTTGGCCGTTGAGAACTGGTAGAAGGTTTGTGGTGGTGGTCCTCTATTCTAAACCGGTCTACCTTCCTGTGTTGAAGAGGGTCCAAAAGTGGTGCAGCCATTCAGGACTAGTTGGAGATATAGAAGTGGTGTTTGTGGTCGTGCTCGAGTGCCACCCCCGACTACCTTTGGTCCACCCACACTTCCTATGGAGAAGCTCGCAAAGGATCCCCTCAAGTAGGGCAGTCGTTCAGGACTAGCAGAAGCGTACTAGTCCTTTCTGTGTCCCGGAAGTACCCAACATTCAGAAGTGGTCGTCGAACTGGTGATGACTCCCgaaatggtcccaaaaatgggGCTGTTTAGGACTGGTAGAAGTGGTGATAGTGGTTCCCTAAGGGTCCCAAAGCAGGACTAGTAGAAAAAGATGGTGGCAGTGGTGGTGGTCTAATCCCAACATTTAGTTGACCCCCCATTTTGTATATCAAAGAGAGTCTGAAAGTGGGGCGGCCGTTCAGGACCAGTAGAAGTGTTGCAAATGgtgcaagccacacccactatCTGTGTCGGGCATTCACGACTGGTAAAAGTGGTGGTAGTGGTGGTGGTGttcatggtggtggtggtgctcGTGCCGCTGCACGACCTGCGCCAGCCGGCCCTCGTAGAGCAGAACCTTGGGCAGCTCCCTTACCTGTTCCTTCTCCACCCCGGGCCCCACCAGGGTGCCCAGCGCCCGGCATCGCTGCTTGTGCTTGCGGTAAGGAGCGGCCGACTGGTGAGGAGGCGTCTGGCTGGGGAGCGCCGGGGGAGCGGGGAGACCCCTGCTCCGCATCACCCGGCCGCTGAGCTGAGCGGGGGGAGTGCGGCTGTGGGTCTTGGGCGAGCGGACGGCGGCTTTCCCGGAGTCTTGGCCTCGTGTCCGACCGGGGTGGAGGCCCTCGGGTGGGCCGGCGTCTGTGACGGCTTGCAAGCGGCGATGGTGGGGAGGCGGCGGATGATGGGAGTGGCCGTTTTCAGGCTCGTGGGATCGAGAGCGGGTCTGGTTGGACGACCGGGTCTGGGGTTCTGCCTTGGGCTGCTCGGTGGTTGCTTTGAGACAAAAACATGCGGGGTCGTTATTTGAGATGTGGCTTTTCTGCTCCCCTCTGTCCTGAAACTGAATAGCACCCCCCGCCCCACTTCCCCCAATTCCCAACAGAGCGCGGTCCTTATTACTGTAATTATTGATCCTCGGGGTATTTTGACCAAATGATGCCacagaaaatatattaaacacCTGGGAATTTTAAATTGGGATAAATGCACATTATGTCTCCACTTGCTAGCTCCATCTCCCGCGCATGCGGAAGGGTCCACTCACCGGCTCCAAAGCGGGACGTGTAGTTCTCGATGCCGGCCAGGTCCAAGTAGTGGTTCCGTCGCTCCAGGTTCTCGTCCACGCAGTGGCGCTGGCAGCCCGGCTGGGCGTGGCTGTGTTGGTCGCTGTGGTGGCGCCTGGGAGGGGAAACAAAACATCACCACTCATTTAGAGAGACGTCCGTCACAGGCAAAACGAGCGCTCCCCTTGTGATCAGGCGGCCATTGTTGGAGCAGATGGGGAAAATCACAGGTCTCGCAAACAAACGCGGCAAGCGCTCATTTTTGCAGGGATGCTAactttgatgcaaaaaaaaaaaaaaagtaaaaaatgcaGATTTACCTTATGAGTGCTCGACTTTTCTTGTCTGCACTCTTGGGGTCTTCAACGCACTTGTCGTTTCTTTCCCTGGGGTGGGACACATCTGCGTAAAAGGAGGGGGGGTGAAGAGAAAGACATTATcaatgagaacacacacacacaggcatgtGCACTCACACAGTCACACCAGAAGAAAGcaacctttgttttgttttttttactttgaagaTCTAAAGAGGAgggtgaagaagaaaaacaagaaaaaacaacaatgcttCATTTATTCAATTTTCAACTCCCCACATCTTCTAAATTAAATATGGGAAGAATATAGTTAGAAGAGACTTGAGAAAGAGTTTAACAATGAAGACGTCAGATCTGACGCAGGCTGAAATTAGCATAAAGGCAAAAAATGGGCGAAGTCGGAATCTCTTGAGGCGTATTTATAACTGTAACAACACGGCGGCAGTGTTGTAAAAATACAGGGAGATGTATTGTTGTGCTACTT
This portion of the Vanacampus margaritifer isolate UIUO_Vmar chromosome 4, RoL_Vmar_1.0, whole genome shotgun sequence genome encodes:
- the nkd1 gene encoding protein naked cuticle homolog 1 translates to MGKLHSKHAAICKARESPEGDSFVVNACLARKGLDDWLVKQQDCHLKTKCSLATRDSTNEAQQIGDEHYRLEVALPPEKTDNCCLDGKMMQEWDGKQLQFEELECAVSMEEDNRQEWTFTLYDFDNNGKVTREDITSLLHTIYEVVDASVNHSPSSSKTLRVKLSVAPDSSQRWRSCTQGGTDVSHPRERNDKCVEDPKSADKKSRALIRRHHSDQHSHAQPGCQRHCVDENLERRNHYLDLAGIENYTSRFGAATTEQPKAEPQTRSSNQTRSRSHEPENGHSHHPPPPHHRRLQAVTDAGPPEGLHPGRTRGQDSGKAAVRSPKTHSRTPPAQLSGRVMRSRGLPAPPALPSQTPPHQSAAPYRKHKQRCRALGTLVGPGVEKEQVRELPKVLLYEGRLAQVVQRHEHHHHHEHHHHYHHFYQS